From Ipomoea triloba cultivar NCNSP0323 chromosome 5, ASM357664v1, the proteins below share one genomic window:
- the LOC116019930 gene encoding sterol 3-beta-glucosyltransferase UGT80B1-like isoform X1 produces MESNGNCKFSRNLEDGVESHPGDKSMCQIHSSHSLIQDGNQSVMNRINGDHVGSPLDVSGKSDDEQHDVSVPDAFENRMRRLSSVVGTSSNVQSDASSPESPYRRATSLPYSSGADLSWSAPPRARRGLGHSITAPASAHRNLILEGQEVVFSRSMTDKKITPRHELRLDRLSEREKQKLIVELVKIQRDGTVEVDLTESSPVASELLELHTLESRLPSIDKIVTDSNKFVPKLKIAVLVVGTRGDVQPFLAMAKRLQEFGHSVRLATHANFRDFVKSAGVDFYPLGGDPRVLAGYMARNKGFIPSTPGEITVQRKQLKAIIESLLPACTEPDLETGQPFRAQAIIANPPAYGHVHVAEALGVPLHIFFTMPWTPTYEFPHAFARVPQSAGYWLSYIVVDLLIWWGIRSYINDFRKKKLNLPPIAYFSMYYGSISHLPTGYLWSPHVVPKPQDWGPQVDVVGYCFLNLGSNYQPPEAFTQWIKRGSKPIYIGFGSMPLEDSKKTTDIIVEALKVTGQRGIIDRGWGGLGTLPEIPETVYKLSDCPHDWLFLQCSAVVHHGGAGTTAAGLRAGCPTTIVPFFGDQFFWGDRLHQRGLGPPPIPISQLTVEGLSEAIRFMLQPEVKSRVMELARLIDSDDGVAGAVDAFHRHLPTELPLPTPPSVEETDSPDPLQWLFIKIGSLCSLACGSKS; encoded by the exons ATGGAGAGCAATGGGAATTgtaaattttcaagaaatttagaGGATGGGGTTGAAAGCCATCCAGGGGACAAGAGTATGTGCCAGATTCATAGTAGTCACTCATTGATTCAAGATGGGAATCAATCAGTTATGAACCGAATCAATGGAGATCATGTTGGTAGCCCATTGGATGTTTCTGGAAAGTCTGATGATGAGCAGCATGATGTCAGTGTGCCTGATGCATTTGAAAATAGGATGAGGAGGTTGTCTTCTGTAGTTGGTACTTCTTCCAATGTGCAATCTGATGCATCTTCTCCTGAATCACCATACCGTAGAGCAACATCACTGCCGTATTCATCAGGTGCAGATCTGAGTTGGAGTGCACCACCCCGAGCCCGAAGAG GTTTGGGGCATAGCATCACTGCACCTGCATCGGCACACAGAAATCTCATCCTTGAAGGCCAGGAAGTTGTATTTTCAAGATCTATGACGGATAAAAAGATCACTCCAAGGCACGAACTGAGATTAGATAGACTTTCTGAGCGTGAGAAG CAAAAGCTCATTGTAGAGCTAGTAAAGATCCAAAGAGACGGGACAGTGGAGGTTGATCTAACTGAGAGTTCTCCTGTGGCTTCTGAACTTTTGGAGCTTCATACACTTGAAAGCCGACTTCCTAGCATTGATAAGATTGTCACTGATTCTAACAAGTTTGTCCCAAAATTGAAGATTGCAGTGCTTGTAGTGGGAACAAGGGGAGATGTTCAGCCATTCCTGGCTATGGCTAAGAGACTTCAG GAATTTGGTCATTCTGTTAGGCTGGCCACTCATGCCAATTTCCGTGATTTTGTGAAGTCAGCAGGTGTAGACTTCTATCCTCTGGGCGGTGACCCTCGGGTTTTGGCAGGAT ATATGGCCAGAAATAAAGGCTTCATTCCCTCAACACCAGGAGAGATTACAGTACAGAGAAAACAGTTAAAGGCCATTATTGAATCGCTTCTTCCTGCTTGTACTGAACCAGATCTAGAAACTGGTCAGCCTTTCAGGGCTCAAGCAATTATTGCAAATCCTCCTGCATATG GACATGTTCATGTTGCTGAAGCCCTTGGAGTACCTCTTCACATATTTTTCACAATGCCTTGGAC GCCAACTTATGAATTTCCACATGCATTCGCTCGTGTACCTCAAAGCGCTGGATACTGG CTTTCTTATATAGTTGTGGACTTATTGATATGGTGGGGAATACGAAGCTACATCAATGACTTTAGGAAAAAGAAGCTAAATCTTCCCCCAATTGCGTATTTCAGTATGTACTATGGTTCAATATCTCACTTGCCTACTGGCTATTTGTGGAGTCCTCATGTTGTGCCCAAGCCACAAG ACTGGGGCCCGCAGGTTGATGTTGTCGGTTATTGTTTCTTAAACCTTGGATCAAATTACCAGCCTCCTGAAGCTTTTACCCAATGGATCAAAAGAGGATCTAAACCTATTTATATTGGTTTTGGAAGCATG CCTCTTGAGGATTCCAAGAAAACCACAGATATAATTGTGGAAGCACTGAAAGTTACTGGACAGAGGGGAATTATTGACCGAGGTTGGGGAGGTCTTGGTACTT TACCAGAAATTCCTGAAACTGTTTATAAGCTTTCGGATTGCCCTCATGACTGGCTTTTCCTGCAATGCTCAGCTGTG GTTCATCATGGTGGTGCCGGAACCACGGCTGCGGGACTACGGGCTGGG TGTCCAACAACTATAGTACCATTCTTCGGAGATCAATTTTTCTGGGGGGACAGACTTCATCAGAGGGGACTAGGACCACCTCCAATTCCTATATCTCAGCTCACTGTCGAAGGCTTATCTGAGGCTATAAGATTCATGCTCCAACCTGAG